One window of the Manihot esculenta cultivar AM560-2 chromosome 14, M.esculenta_v8, whole genome shotgun sequence genome contains the following:
- the LOC110600244 gene encoding protein LPA2, with translation MALQIHLPSPLAKKSYHHLLQAPLLLCRSRPKFTIQSQKTTSNTESTNESPVPKKSTSPGLGFGTPSSVAPTKSSSTKAGPSTVSTKRKQRDKRERASIIRRTPVEKPAFVSQEDEAKAKEQSKNESAFLLAWLGLGGIILVEGIVLAASGFLPDKWDKFFVKYLYPSFTPTVALFVAGTVAYGVLKYLQNEELKDQK, from the exons ATGGCGCTACAAATCCACTTACCTTCTCCTCTCGCCAAAAAATCTTATCATCATCTTCTCCAAGCTCCTCTCCTTCTATGTCGATCCAGACCCAAATTCACAATCCAATCCCAAAAGACCACCTCCAACACCGAATCCACTAACGAGTCACCAGTCCCCAAGAAGTCCACTTCGCCTGGGCTAGGGTTCGGGACACCATCTTCTGTAGCTCCAACCAAGTCAAGTTCAACTAAGGCTGGTCCTAGTACTGTGAGTACTAAGAGGAAGCAGAGGGATAAAAGGGAGAGGGCCTCCATAATTAGGCGGACACCGGTTGAGAAACCAGCATTTGTAAGCCAAGAGGACGAGGCTAAAGCTAAGGAGCAGAGTAAGAATGAGAGTGCCTTTCTTCTTGCTTGGTTGGGCCTTGGTGGGATCATTCTTGTAGAGGGCATTGTGCTTGCTGCATCAG GATTCCTACCTGACAAATGGGATAAATTTTTTGTGAAGTATCTGTATCCGTCTTTCACCCCTACAGTTGCCTTGTTTGTTGCTGGAACTGTTGCATATGGAGTGTTGAAGTATCTGCAGAATGAGGAACTTAAAGACCAAAAATAA
- the LOC110630632 gene encoding protein EXORDIUM-like 3, which translates to MIRPPPISLLHVFIVFSFLSAVSSVSGWRPWPHLRSNSSDLLYTGSKKFEGSSEFVHLRYHMGPVLTTNITVHTIWYGAWQKSQKKIIREFIGSISAVRSTHPSVAGWWKTVQLYTDQTGANISRTVHLGEEKNDRFYSHGKSLTRLSIQSVIKSAVTARSKPLPINPKSGLYLLLTSDDVYVQDFCGQVCGFHYFTFPAIVGYTLPYAWVGNSAKLCPGVCAYPFAVPDYIPGLKPRKSPNGDVGVDGMISVIGHEIAELATNPLVNAWYAGQDPTAPVEIADLCEGIYGTGGGGSYTGQLLEGHDGATYNMNGIRRRYLVQWLWNHVVSYCTGPNALDQ; encoded by the coding sequence ATGATCAGGCCACCTCCCATTTcgcttttgcatgttttcatcgtattttcttttctctccgcCGTCTCTTCCGTCTCCGGGTGGCGCCCATGGCCCCACCTCCGATCCAACTCATCTGATCTTCTATATACTGGCTCTAAGAAATTCGAGGGTTCCTCTGAGTTCGTTCACCTGCGTTACCACATGGGACCAGTCCTCACCACTAACATCACAGTACACACAATCTGGTACGGCGCGTGGCAGAAGTCTCAGAAGAAGATCATCCGCGAGTTCATTGGCTCCATCTCAGCCGTTCGTTCCACCCACCCTTCAGTCGCCGGATGGTGGAAGACAGTACAACTTTACACCGATCAAACAGGCGCCAACATCTCCCGCACTGTTCACTTAGGAGAGGAGAAGAATGATCGGTTTTACTCCCACGGGAAATCACTGACGAGGTTATCAATACAATCTGTGATAAAAAGTGCGGTCACAGCTCGATCAAAGCCATTGCCAATAAATCCTAAAAGTGGGCTGTATCTGTTGCTGACGTCCGATGACGTGTACGTTCAGGATTTCTGCGGGCAGGTCTGCGGATTCCACTATTTCACTTTCCCGGCGATTGTGGGGTATACGCTTCCGTACGCGTGGGTGGGCAATAGTGCGAAGCTGTGCCCGGGAGTGTGTGCCTATCCTTTCGCCGTACCAGATTATATCCCGGGGCTGAAgccaagaaaatcaccaaacgGGGACGTAGGAGTGGATGGGATGATAAGCGTGATCGGTCACGAGATTGCAGAGCTGGCAACGAACCCGTTGGTGAACGCTTGGTACGCCGGGCAGGACCCAACTGCGCCGGTGGAGATAGCGGATTTGTGTGAGGGTATATACGGAACGGGAGGAGGTGGATCCTATACAGGGCAGCTATTGGAGGGACATGATGGTGCCACGTATAATATGAACGGAATCAGGCGGAGGTACTTGGTTCAGTGGTTGTGGAATCATGTGGTCAGTTACTGCACTGGCCCTAATGCACTGGATCAGTAG